Proteins found in one Salvia splendens isolate huo1 chromosome 10, SspV2, whole genome shotgun sequence genomic segment:
- the LOC121753089 gene encoding uncharacterized protein LOC121753089, giving the protein MLKMQFPRRLLFQLSLLLVFSSLSSMADQSEPSIYEVLKLHGLPMGLLPKGINNFSLDDAGKFEVHLDRACNAKFENELHYDMNISGTLQFGQIDQLSGISAQDLFLWFPVIEIRVDIPSSGLIYFDVGVVSKQFSLSSFETPRDCLAVSEPDLQLGRQAVETFSKIRLRKHQNKLDRDDNVARTAL; this is encoded by the exons ATGCTAAAAATGCAATTCCCGCGCCGTCTCCTCTTCCAGCTATCGCTGCTGCTCGTCTTCTCATCGCTCTCCTCGATGGCCGATCAATCAGAGCCGTCCATCTACGAGGTGCTCAAGCTCCACGGCCTGCCGATGGGGCTGCTGCCCAAGGGGATCAACAACTTCAGCCTCGACGACGCCGGCAAGTTCGAGGTGCACCTGGATCGCGCTTGCAATGCCAAGTTCGAGAACGAATTGCACTACGACATGAATATCTCTGGCACTCTTCAATTCGGCCAGATCGACCAGCTCTCCGGAATTTCTGCGCAGGATTTGTTCCTTTGGTTCCCTGTCATCGAAATTCGCGTTGATATTCCGAGCTCCGGCTTGATTTACTTCGATGTTGGAGTCGTCTCCAAGCagttttctctctcttcattcGAGACGCCCAGGGACTGCTTGGCCGTTTCCGAACCGGATCTTCAGCTTGGTAGACAGGCTGTTGAGACTTTCTCTAAg ATTCGGTTGAGGAAGCATCAGAATAAGCTTGATCGCGATGATAATGTTGCGAGGACAGCATTGTAG